The genomic stretch CGGTGGCGTCATCAAGGAAGTTCACGAATTCCGTGGCAGCGTTGGACCTGTTGGTGGTGATGATTCCGTCTGTGAACGTTAGTGAACCGGTGATCTGGTATTCAATATCAAGTTGAATACCATTGCTGTTATCGATAATGAAGTTGTTGGCATCAGGGGTACTGCTGCCGTCAATGGTCTGGAGAGCGGAACCCACATAATAGATGGTGCCGCTGTTGCTTGTAAATGTCCCGTTGTTGGTAAGGTCGCCGTAAACCGCCATGTTGGCGCCACTGTGTATGCGCAGGTTGCCGGAGTTTCTGATCTCGTCCTGGGCGTTGGCGACAAGGGTAACGGACAGGAATGATACCAGGACATAGGTCCAATGTCTTATGTAATGCAGTGTCATTATGTAAACTTTACGAGGTCCGGGTGAGATATCCGGGAATTTGCACGTGTCATTTCAAGAAATCACAATCCTCCGTAGGCGTAGGTATTCTACGCTAGGTAATAATATTGGGTTACAGGGATGCTAAAAATAGCGGTGTAACTCTTTGTGAAGATACAGTTTGGTTAGGGAACGGACTATTTGGGTTTTTGAATGCTAACGGAGACGGAGTCACATGAAAGGTGCATGTTTCTCTCACTTTACAAAACCCCTATCCTCTTCTACCTTACATATCCTGATCTTGTATGCGGCATACCATTCTTCCCGTGCTCTGACTTTAGCCCGGCCGTGGTCCGCGTTGTGTCGCCATTGGTCGATGGCTTCCAGGTCACGCCAGTAGCTTACGGCGATGCCCAGTTCATTGCGGGCGGATTCCATGCCATAAAAGCCGTCGATGTCTTTGGCGATGTTCATAAGGTGGTCGTCGGTTTCGATATAGTCGTCACTGACTTCGGTGCGCACAGAACTGAAAATAACGGCATAGTAGGGTGGGGAAGGGGTTTGAACGATCATGGTGCTAGGATAAGGTAAAAGGACCGCGTGGCTTGGGTAAAAATAATGAATTCCGTTTGGATGGCCGGCACGGTATGGGTGCGGAAAGAAATTTTTCGGGGCGCACCAAATCCCCTCCCCGGATCAAGTTAGGTCTTTTCTGTAATGCAAAGGAGACAATCTGTTGTTGAATCTTACCGGTGTAAGCTAAATCCGGGCTTTATCCGGGGATACCCTGATTCGTGGATAAAGACGTGATCAGAATTACACGGGTAATAAATCACATCTATTCTTCCCACGATACTCCAGGAACCTTTGTAACTTGATTGCGGGGAGGGGACCAGTTGTCCCCGAACACCTTGACCCGAAAACGACACCTACAGCGAAAATGCCCCCCCTCTTACCTTGGGAGCCATCATGGCCGTTGGTTGCATAATGAATGTTTCCCGGAGAATCGGGTGGTGGCTTGGAGGAATGGCGTGTCCGGTGAGGTGGCAGCATCTATTACCGTAAGAGGAAGCTATGTTAGCCCACTCATTCTTCCGGCAACACTTCCGCAATCACAAAAATGCTGCCCCCGATCAATACCAGGTCATCGCTGGATGCAGTGTTCAGCGCGGCCTCATACGCTGCGATGCATGATGGGTAAATGTCTCCGGATAACCCGGTGTCGTGTGCTTTTTCTTGCAGCAGCCGTGCTTCCATGGCCCTTGGTAAATCTGCCTTGCAGAAATAATAGCATGCAGTTTTAGGCAACAACCTGAGAACAGGTTCCGGCGCCTTGTCGCCCACAACACCCAATACAATATGTAACCGGGTATAGTTCATTTCTTCCAATTGGGAAAGACTTGCCTTCACCCCATCCGCATTGTGCATGGCATCTGCAATCACGATTGGGTTTCCGGAGCCGATGCGTTGCCACCGCCCCATCAAATGGGTGTTTCTGCCCACATTGCGTATGCCCTCCGCTATGGTTAGATGGGTCAGCGGCCATCCTTTCTTCCTTAGCAGTTCCATAGCACATACCACCGTGGTTACATTCTTTAACTGGTAATTTCCCTGCAAGGCCGGCTCTACTTCCCATGCCGTTTCACCGTACCGTTGGAGGAGCATGCGCCATCTTCCGGATTCATCAGCAGGTATCTTTTGCGATCTCCATTCCTGATCCGCCCAGCAGATCGCAGCCTGCATGTCATCCGCCTTTTTTTGAAAAACCGCCGTGGTTTCAGTCTGCGTTTCACCGATCACCACAGGCACTTCCTTTTTTATGATACCCGCCTTTTCTCCTGCAATGGCTTCCAGCGTATCTCCCAAAAATGCCGTATGATCCATGCCGATGTTGGTGATCACGGAGAGTTCAGGTAACAGGATGTTGGTGGAGTCAAACCGTCCGCCCATCCCGGTTTCTACCACGGCCACATCTACTTTCTCTCTCGCAAAATGATCAAAGGCCATCGCCACGGTGAGTTCGAAAAACGATGGTTGAATTTCTTCAATGACCGGCAATATTCCGGCTACAAAATCTACCACTTCCTGCGTCGGGATTTTCATGCCGTTCACCAGGATGCGCTCTCTGAAATCCTTTAAATGCGGGGAGGTATGAAGTCCCACTTTCAACCCCGATTCCTGTAAGATGGAAGCCATCATATGGGCGACGGATCCTTTGCCGTTCGTACCTGCGATGTGAATGCTTTTGAATTTTTTTTCCGGATGATGGAGATGCGCGCACAACACACTGATGTTGCCCAGGTCTGCCCGGTAGGCAGCCGGACCTATGCGTTGAAAGGCAGGAAGACGTTCATACAGAAATGCCAGGGTTTGTGCGTAGTCCATGCACAAAGGAAGGCAGAATTTTGAAATTCTACCTAAGCGTTATCTCGGGTTGAATTCGAAT from Flavobacteriales bacterium encodes the following:
- a CDS encoding antibiotic biosynthesis monooxygenase, which codes for MIVQTPSPPYYAVIFSSVRTEVSDDYIETDDHLMNIAKDIDGFYGMESARNELGIAVSYWRDLEAIDQWRHNADHGRAKVRAREEWYAAYKIRICKVEEDRGFVK
- a CDS encoding bifunctional folylpolyglutamate synthase/dihydrofolate synthase codes for the protein MDYAQTLAFLYERLPAFQRIGPAAYRADLGNISVLCAHLHHPEKKFKSIHIAGTNGKGSVAHMMASILQESGLKVGLHTSPHLKDFRERILVNGMKIPTQEVVDFVAGILPVIEEIQPSFFELTVAMAFDHFAREKVDVAVVETGMGGRFDSTNILLPELSVITNIGMDHTAFLGDTLEAIAGEKAGIIKKEVPVVIGETQTETTAVFQKKADDMQAAICWADQEWRSQKIPADESGRWRMLLQRYGETAWEVEPALQGNYQLKNVTTVVCAMELLRKKGWPLTHLTIAEGIRNVGRNTHLMGRWQRIGSGNPIVIADAMHNADGVKASLSQLEEMNYTRLHIVLGVVGDKAPEPVLRLLPKTACYYFCKADLPRAMEARLLQEKAHDTGLSGDIYPSCIAAYEAALNTASSDDLVLIGGSIFVIAEVLPEE